The following coding sequences are from one Sulfitobacter sp. HNIBRBA3233 window:
- a CDS encoding 2-hydroxyacid dehydrogenase encodes MTKVFISRGLPEGVYPSLEGLEVVRRDLTTPLSPEELRRVLRDYDGALVTIGDAFTAEVFADVSSPRCKVLANFGVGYNHIDVDAARSVGITVTNTPGAVTDATADTAMTLMLMSARRAAEGERLVRSGKWEGWHPTQMLGLHLTGKTVGILGMGRIGEAIARRCHFGFGMAVKYCNRSAKETSFAAEFVPDLARLAAEVDVLVAAVPASPQTHHIIDADVIGAMQPHAHLINIARGDVVDEAALIDALSSGRIGGAGLDVYEFEPKVPQALRELDNVTLLPHLGTSTEEVRVDMGRMAAANLQAVLAGKEPPNAV; translated from the coding sequence TTGACAAAGGTATTCATTTCCAGAGGCTTGCCAGAGGGTGTTTATCCATCACTTGAGGGTCTTGAAGTCGTGCGGCGTGACCTGACAACGCCCCTGTCGCCGGAGGAGCTGCGCAGGGTCCTGCGTGATTACGACGGCGCGCTTGTGACAATCGGCGATGCCTTCACCGCCGAGGTTTTCGCGGATGTGTCCTCGCCCCGTTGCAAGGTGCTGGCGAATTTCGGTGTCGGGTACAACCATATCGACGTGGACGCCGCCCGCTCGGTCGGCATTACCGTCACCAACACCCCCGGTGCGGTGACGGATGCCACCGCCGATACCGCGATGACCCTGATGCTGATGAGCGCACGGCGCGCCGCCGAGGGCGAGCGTCTGGTCCGCTCGGGCAAGTGGGAGGGCTGGCATCCGACGCAAATGCTGGGCCTGCATCTTACCGGAAAGACGGTGGGTATCCTCGGCATGGGGCGGATCGGCGAAGCGATTGCGCGGCGCTGCCATTTCGGGTTCGGCATGGCGGTGAAATACTGCAACCGGTCCGCCAAGGAGACGTCTTTCGCGGCAGAGTTCGTCCCCGATCTGGCCCGTCTCGCGGCGGAGGTGGATGTTCTGGTTGCCGCGGTTCCGGCCAGCCCGCAAACACACCATATCATCGATGCGGATGTCATCGGCGCCATGCAGCCCCACGCCCATCTGATCAATATCGCGCGCGGCGACGTGGTCGACGAAGCGGCGCTGATCGACGCACTCTCTTCGGGCCGCATCGGGGGCGCGGGTCTGGACGTCTACGAGTTCGAGCCGAAGGTGCCGCAGGCGCTGCGCGAGCTCGACAATGTCACGCTGCTGCCGCATCTGGGCACATCCACCGAGGAGGTGCGCGTGGACATGGGCCGCATGGCCGCGGCGAACCTGCAAGCGGTTCTTGCGGGGAAGGAGCCGCCGAACGCGGTTTAG
- a CDS encoding beta-ketoacyl-ACP synthase III, which produces MYTPAITGTGVFTPDQVITNAELVKAFNAYVDIYNKEHADEIEAGTLPAKEYSSEDFIVKASGIEQRYVIDKVGILNPHVMHPLLRQRSDDEPSLMAEMALDAAHKALAQAGKTSADVGAVICAASNLERAYPAVAIEIQDLLEINGFAFDMNVACSSATFGIQAAADMIRAGSIRSALVVNPEICSAHLEWRDRDCHFIFGDVATATFIERAEDANGAYFEIKSTRCATEFSNNIRNNNGFLRRSRPDGVADRRDMQFMQNGRKVFKEVLPMVSDHIAGHMGDEGVAPGDLKRLWLHQANKSMNDFIGRKVLGRIPEPGEQPNILQDYANTSSAGSIIAFSQNSSDLEDGDTGLICSFGAGYSVGSVIVEKHG; this is translated from the coding sequence ATGTACACACCCGCGATTACAGGCACAGGCGTCTTCACGCCGGATCAGGTCATCACCAATGCCGAACTGGTCAAGGCCTTCAACGCCTATGTTGACATCTATAACAAGGAACACGCCGACGAGATCGAGGCAGGCACTTTGCCCGCCAAGGAATATTCATCCGAGGATTTCATCGTCAAGGCGTCGGGCATTGAACAGCGCTATGTGATTGACAAGGTTGGCATTCTGAACCCGCACGTCATGCACCCGCTGCTGCGCCAGCGGTCGGACGACGAACCATCGCTGATGGCGGAAATGGCGCTGGATGCGGCGCACAAGGCACTGGCGCAGGCGGGCAAGACCTCTGCCGATGTCGGTGCGGTGATCTGCGCTGCCTCGAACCTCGAGCGCGCCTATCCCGCCGTCGCGATCGAAATTCAGGATTTGCTGGAAATCAACGGCTTCGCCTTCGACATGAATGTCGCCTGCTCTTCCGCCACATTCGGGATTCAGGCCGCCGCTGACATGATCCGCGCCGGGTCGATCCGCAGCGCGCTGGTGGTCAACCCCGAAATCTGCTCCGCGCACCTCGAATGGCGCGACCGCGACTGCCACTTCATTTTCGGGGATGTGGCCACAGCCACGTTCATCGAACGTGCCGAAGACGCGAACGGCGCCTATTTCGAAATCAAATCAACCCGCTGCGCGACGGAGTTCTCGAACAACATCCGCAACAACAACGGCTTTCTGCGCCGCTCCCGCCCCGATGGCGTTGCCGACCGGCGCGACATGCAGTTCATGCAGAACGGACGCAAGGTGTTCAAGGAAGTCCTGCCCATGGTCTCAGACCATATTGCCGGCCATATGGGCGACGAAGGCGTGGCGCCGGGCGATCTCAAACGGCTCTGGCTGCATCAGGCCAACAAGTCGATGAACGACTTCATCGGTCGCAAGGTGCTGGGCAGGATCCCGGAGCCGGGAGAACAACCCAATATCCTTCAGGACTACGCCAACACCTCTTCGGCGGGGTCGATCATCGCTTTCTCGCAGAATTCCAGCGATCTGGAGGACGGCGACACCGGTCTGATCTGTTCATTCGGGGCCGGCTATTCGGTCGGGTCGGTGATCGTGGAAAAGCACGGCTAG
- the proC gene encoding pyrroline-5-carboxylate reductase, whose protein sequence is MKETRIARDGLVLLGCGKMGSAMLEGWLARGLPPASVWVSDPYPSDWLQEQGVHLNEDLPPAPAIVLVAVKPQMMAEALPTLRKMGNGETLFISVAAGTPIRFFEETLGAETPVVRAMPNTPAAISRGITAIVGNAVAGDRSLDEAETLLSAVGDVVRLAEEAQIDAVTGVSGSGPAYVFHMMEAMADAGEAQGLPRELALQLAKATVAGAGALAMQSDEDPAQLRKNVTSPNGTTQAALEVLMNPEDGFPPLLRRAVAAAADRSRELSRG, encoded by the coding sequence ATGAAAGAGACACGTATCGCGCGCGACGGCCTGGTTCTGCTGGGTTGTGGCAAGATGGGATCGGCCATGCTGGAAGGATGGCTGGCGCGCGGGTTGCCGCCCGCGTCGGTCTGGGTCAGCGACCCTTATCCGTCTGACTGGTTGCAGGAGCAGGGTGTTCATCTGAACGAGGATCTGCCGCCCGCACCCGCGATCGTTCTGGTTGCGGTCAAGCCGCAGATGATGGCCGAGGCACTGCCGACCCTGCGCAAAATGGGCAACGGTGAAACGCTGTTCATCAGCGTGGCGGCAGGCACGCCGATCCGCTTTTTCGAAGAAACCCTGGGCGCCGAGACCCCCGTGGTGCGCGCGATGCCGAACACACCCGCCGCGATCTCGCGCGGGATCACCGCGATCGTCGGGAACGCCGTCGCGGGGGATCGGTCGCTGGACGAGGCGGAAACGCTTCTATCCGCTGTGGGCGATGTTGTCCGCCTTGCCGAGGAAGCGCAGATCGACGCCGTGACCGGCGTCAGCGGGTCGGGTCCGGCCTATGTGTTTCACATGATGGAAGCGATGGCCGATGCGGGAGAGGCACAGGGTCTGCCGCGCGAGCTGGCGTTGCAGCTGGCCAAGGCAACCGTCGCGGGCGCGGGCGCTCTGGCGATGCAAAGCGATGAAGACCCCGCGCAGCTGCGCAAGAATGTCACCAGCCCCAACGGCACGACGCAGGCCGCACTCGAAGTGCTTATGAACCCGGAAGACGGGTTTCCCCCGTTGTTGCGCCGTGCGGTGGCGGCAGCCGCCGACCGGTCGCGGGAGCTGTCGCGTGGCTGA
- a CDS encoding tRNA-binding protein: MAEISFDQFQAVDIRCGTVTRAEPFPEARNPSIKLWVDFGEEIGTRKSSAQITVHYSPETLVGRQVLAVVNFPPRQIGPFMSEVLVLGVPDKEGAIVLLSPDQPVPDGGQMH; this comes from the coding sequence GTGGCTGAGATTTCCTTTGACCAGTTTCAGGCCGTCGATATCCGCTGCGGCACCGTCACCCGGGCAGAGCCCTTTCCCGAAGCGCGCAATCCGTCGATCAAGCTGTGGGTCGATTTCGGAGAAGAGATCGGGACGCGCAAGAGCTCGGCCCAGATCACCGTTCACTATTCCCCCGAAACGCTGGTCGGGCGGCAGGTGCTGGCCGTGGTGAATTTCCCGCCCCGCCAGATCGGGCCGTTCATGTCCGAAGTTCTGGTATTGGGCGTGCCGGACAAGGAGGGGGCGATCGTCCTGCTGTCCCCCGATCAGCCTGTACCCGACGGAGGGCAGATGCATTGA
- a CDS encoding YbjN domain-containing protein: MALSEQYLEDDIHPIDIVENLAAHHDWEFDRISDEQIAMAVEGQWRTYSVTLAWSAFDETLRLICTFEMEPPEARVPAVHGLLNDINDRCWAGAFTYWAEQKLMVYRYGLVLSGGHVASPEQIDTMIGAAVLSAERYYPALQLVAWGDQTPAQALDVAIAEAYGRA, from the coding sequence ATGGCCCTGTCCGAGCAGTATCTGGAAGACGACATTCATCCCATCGACATCGTCGAGAATCTGGCAGCCCACCACGACTGGGAGTTTGACCGGATTTCGGACGAACAGATCGCCATGGCCGTCGAAGGCCAGTGGCGCACCTATTCCGTCACGCTGGCATGGTCGGCCTTTGACGAAACCCTGCGCCTGATCTGCACCTTCGAGATGGAGCCGCCCGAAGCCCGCGTTCCTGCCGTCCACGGATTGCTGAACGATATCAACGACCGCTGCTGGGCCGGTGCCTTCACCTACTGGGCAGAGCAGAAGCTGATGGTCTACCGCTACGGTCTGGTGCTCTCGGGCGGGCATGTCGCATCCCCCGAACAGATCGACACGATGATCGGCGCGGCGGTGTTGAGCGCCGAGCGCTACTATCCCGCGCTGCAACTGGTCGCCTGGGGCGATCAGACCCCGGCACAGGCGCTGGATGTCGCCATTGCAGAGGCCTACGGGCGCGCGTAA
- a CDS encoding alpha/beta fold hydrolase gives MLNYSEHGTDTDAPPLVIVHGLYGSGRNWGVIAKRLSDRSRVITPDMRNHGDSPTEPTNSYPEMAADLAELIEHIGGPVDLCGHSMGGKAAMVLALTRPDLLRRLIVADIAPVPYAHSQSHHIAAMRSVDLATVTRRSEASEQLGHHGVEPALQSFFTQSLDVANKRWKLNLDALEADMDAIIGFPEVTGVFEGPAFFLSGGESDYVRPEHRPRIKELFPRARFAKLPGAGHWLHAEKPREFEAALRAFLDAEASPG, from the coding sequence ATGTTGAACTATTCCGAACATGGTACCGATACCGACGCGCCGCCACTGGTCATCGTCCACGGGCTCTACGGGTCCGGACGCAACTGGGGCGTGATCGCCAAACGCCTGTCCGACCGCAGCCGCGTGATCACCCCGGATATGCGCAACCACGGCGACAGCCCGACCGAGCCCACCAATTCCTACCCCGAAATGGCCGCCGATCTGGCAGAACTGATCGAACACATCGGCGGACCCGTCGATCTGTGCGGGCACTCCATGGGCGGCAAGGCGGCGATGGTTCTGGCGCTGACGCGGCCCGATCTGCTGCGCCGCCTGATCGTCGCCGATATCGCACCCGTTCCCTACGCCCACAGCCAGTCCCACCATATCGCCGCGATGCGGTCGGTAGACCTCGCAACCGTGACGCGCCGCTCCGAAGCCAGCGAGCAACTGGGCCACCACGGCGTGGAACCGGCCCTGCAGAGTTTCTTTACCCAATCGCTGGATGTGGCCAACAAGCGCTGGAAACTCAACCTCGACGCGCTCGAAGCGGACATGGACGCGATCATCGGCTTTCCTGAGGTCACAGGTGTCTTCGAGGGTCCGGCGTTCTTTCTGTCGGGGGGCGAAAGCGACTATGTGCGCCCCGAACACCGCCCCCGGATAAAGGAGCTGTTTCCAAGGGCGCGTTTCGCCAAACTGCCGGGTGCGGGGCATTGGCTTCATGCTGAAAAACCACGCGAATTCGAAGCAGCCCTGCGCGCCTTTCTCGACGCGGAGGCATCACCGGGTTGA
- the carB gene encoding carbamoyl-phosphate synthase large subunit, giving the protein MPKRTDIQSIMIIGAGPIVIGQACEFDYSGAQACKALKEEGYRVILVNSNPATIMTDPGLADATYIEPITPEIVAKIIEKERPDALLPTMGGQTGLNTSLALEEMGVLEKYGVEMIGAKREAIEMAEDRKLFREAMDRLGIENPKATICTAPMTNGKKDLAAGVAIAMQALEEVGLPAIIRPAFTMGGTGGGVAYNREDYEAICRSGMDASPMGQILIDESLLGWKEYEMEVVRDTADNAIIVCSIENVDPMGVHTGDSITVAPALTLTDKEYQIMRNHSIAVLREIGVETGGSNVQWAVNPDDGRMVVIEMNPRVSRSSALASKATGFPIAKIAAKLAVGFTLDELDNDITGVTPASFEPTIDYVVTKIPKFAFEKFPGAEPYLTTAMKSVGEAMSIGRTIHESMQKALASMESGLTGFDEIAIKGFNPDLPGDAPDNRAAVIKAISATTPDRMRTIAQAMRVGLSNDDIHATTMFDPWFLDRIREIIEAEAEVQAAGLPNDEAGMRHLKMMGFTDARLAILTGQSESDVRAARLDLGVKAVFKRIDTCAAEFEAQTPYMYSTYETPMMGDVECEARPSDAKKVVILGGGPNRIGQGIEFDYCCCHACYALTDAGYETIMVNCNPETVSTDYDTSDRLYFEPLTFEHVMEILRVEQENGTLHGVIVQFGGQTPLKIAGALHEAGIPILGTTPDMIDLAEDRERFQQLVQGLGLKQPRNGIAHSDAEAFEIAKDIGFPLVIRPSYVLGGRAMEIVRDQANLERYITEAVVVSGDSPVLLDSYLSGAVELDVDALSDGTDVHVAGIMQHIEEAGVHSGDSACSLPPYSLPRDIIDEVETQTKALAKALNVVGLMNIQFAVKDGEIYLIEVNPRASRTVPFVAKATDSAIASIAARIMAGEKLASFPMRAPYPEQTSYADVLPLGDPLTLADPNMPWFSVKEAVLPFARFPGVDTILGPEMRSTGEVMGWDRDFPRAFLKAQMGAGNILPREGCVFLSIKDADKTDQTLDAARTLSGLGFTIVATRGTAAWLDAAGIACDLVNKVYEGRPDITDMMKDGRIHLVLNTTEGAQAVEDSKSIRSIALYDKIPYYTTAAGAQAAALAIKAQAEDEIGVKPLQG; this is encoded by the coding sequence ATGCCAAAGCGTACCGACATCCAGTCGATCATGATCATTGGAGCGGGGCCCATCGTCATCGGGCAAGCCTGCGAATTCGACTACTCCGGCGCACAGGCCTGCAAGGCGCTGAAAGAGGAAGGCTATCGCGTCATCCTCGTCAACTCCAACCCCGCCACCATCATGACAGACCCCGGTCTGGCCGATGCCACCTATATCGAGCCGATCACGCCCGAAATCGTCGCCAAGATCATCGAGAAAGAGCGCCCCGACGCGCTTCTGCCGACCATGGGCGGTCAGACCGGTCTCAACACCTCGCTGGCGCTCGAAGAGATGGGCGTGCTCGAAAAATACGGCGTCGAGATGATCGGGGCCAAGCGCGAAGCCATTGAAATGGCGGAAGATCGCAAGCTCTTCCGCGAGGCGATGGACCGCCTGGGAATCGAAAACCCCAAGGCGACGATCTGCACTGCCCCGATGACAAACGGCAAGAAAGACCTCGCCGCCGGTGTCGCCATCGCGATGCAGGCGCTGGAGGAAGTCGGCCTGCCCGCGATCATCCGCCCCGCCTTTACCATGGGCGGCACCGGCGGTGGCGTCGCCTACAACCGCGAGGATTACGAGGCGATCTGCCGCTCCGGCATGGACGCGTCCCCGATGGGCCAGATCCTGATCGACGAGTCGCTGCTGGGTTGGAAGGAATACGAGATGGAAGTGGTCCGCGACACCGCCGACAACGCCATCATCGTCTGCTCGATCGAAAACGTCGACCCGATGGGCGTGCATACGGGCGATTCCATCACCGTGGCCCCGGCGCTGACACTGACCGACAAGGAATACCAGATCATGCGCAACCACTCGATCGCGGTGCTGCGCGAGATCGGCGTGGAAACCGGCGGGTCGAACGTGCAATGGGCCGTGAACCCCGACGATGGCCGCATGGTGGTGATCGAGATGAACCCGCGCGTGTCGCGCTCCTCGGCGCTGGCGTCCAAGGCGACAGGCTTCCCGATCGCCAAGATCGCCGCCAAGCTGGCGGTAGGCTTCACGCTGGATGAACTCGACAACGACATCACCGGTGTGACCCCTGCGAGCTTCGAGCCGACCATCGACTATGTCGTCACCAAGATCCCGAAATTCGCCTTCGAAAAATTCCCCGGTGCCGAACCCTACCTGACGACGGCGATGAAATCCGTGGGCGAGGCGATGTCCATCGGCCGTACGATCCACGAATCCATGCAAAAGGCACTGGCGTCGATGGAATCCGGTCTCACCGGCTTCGACGAGATCGCGATCAAGGGCTTCAATCCGGACCTGCCGGGCGACGCACCGGACAACCGAGCGGCGGTGATCAAGGCAATCAGCGCCACAACGCCGGACCGGATGCGCACCATCGCGCAGGCCATGCGCGTGGGGCTCAGCAACGACGACATCCACGCCACGACCATGTTCGACCCGTGGTTCCTCGACCGGATCCGGGAGATCATCGAGGCCGAGGCAGAGGTGCAGGCCGCAGGCCTGCCGAACGACGAGGCCGGGATGCGCCACCTCAAGATGATGGGCTTCACCGATGCGCGCCTTGCCATCCTCACCGGCCAGAGCGAATCCGACGTGCGCGCCGCGCGCCTCGACCTCGGTGTGAAGGCCGTCTTCAAACGGATCGACACCTGCGCCGCCGAATTCGAGGCCCAGACCCCCTATATGTACTCCACCTACGAGACCCCGATGATGGGCGATGTCGAGTGCGAGGCCCGTCCCTCGGACGCCAAGAAGGTCGTGATTCTCGGCGGTGGCCCCAACCGGATCGGCCAGGGCATCGAGTTTGACTACTGCTGTTGCCACGCCTGCTACGCGCTCACGGATGCGGGCTACGAGACGATCATGGTCAACTGCAACCCCGAGACCGTCTCGACCGACTACGACACCTCCGACCGTCTTTATTTCGAGCCCCTGACCTTCGAGCACGTCATGGAAATCCTGCGGGTCGAGCAGGAAAACGGCACGCTCCACGGGGTCATCGTCCAGTTCGGCGGCCAGACACCGCTGAAGATCGCGGGCGCGCTGCACGAGGCTGGCATTCCCATCCTGGGCACAACGCCTGACATGATCGACCTTGCCGAAGACCGCGAGCGGTTCCAGCAGCTCGTGCAGGGGCTTGGCCTCAAGCAGCCACGCAACGGCATCGCCCATTCCGACGCAGAAGCCTTCGAGATCGCCAAGGACATCGGCTTCCCGTTGGTGATCCGCCCCTCCTACGTCCTGGGCGGCCGCGCGATGGAGATCGTGCGCGATCAGGCAAACCTCGAACGCTACATTACCGAAGCCGTCGTCGTCTCGGGCGACAGCCCTGTCCTGCTCGACAGCTACCTCTCCGGCGCGGTGGAGCTTGACGTGGACGCCCTGTCCGACGGCACCGATGTGCATGTCGCAGGCATCATGCAGCACATCGAAGAGGCGGGCGTCCATTCGGGCGACAGCGCCTGTTCGCTGCCCCCCTATTCGCTGCCCCGCGACATTATCGACGAGGTCGAGACCCAGACCAAGGCCCTTGCCAAAGCGCTGAACGTCGTCGGCCTGATGAACATCCAGTTCGCGGTAAAAGACGGCGAGATCTACCTGATCGAGGTGAACCCGCGCGCCTCCCGCACCGTGCCCTTCGTCGCCAAGGCCACCGATAGCGCCATCGCTTCCATCGCCGCACGCATCATGGCCGGCGAAAAGCTTGCCAGCTTCCCGATGCGCGCCCCCTATCCCGAACAGACGTCCTATGCGGATGTGCTGCCGCTGGGCGATCCGCTGACGCTGGCCGACCCCAACATGCCATGGTTCTCGGTCAAGGAGGCCGTGCTGCCCTTCGCCCGCTTCCCCGGTGTCGATACCATCCTTGGCCCGGAAATGCGTTCGACCGGCGAAGTCATGGGCTGGGACCGCGATTTCCCCCGCGCCTTCCTCAAGGCGCAGATGGGCGCAGGCAACATCCTGCCGCGCGAAGGCTGCGTGTTCCTGTCGATCAAGGACGCGGACAAGACCGACCAGACCCTCGATGCGGCCCGCACGCTGAGCGGCCTCGGTTTCACCATCGTGGCGACGCGCGGCACGGCAGCGTGGCTCGACGCGGCAGGCATTGCCTGCGACCTGGTCAACAAGGTCTACGAAGGCCGCCCCGACATCACCGACATGATGAAGGACGGGCGCATCCACCTGGTGCTCAACACCACGGAAGGCGCGCAGGCTGTCGAAGACAGCAAATCCATCCGCTCGATCGCGCTTTACGACAAGATCCCGTATTACACGACAGCCGCGGGCGCACAGGCGGCGGCACTGGCGATCAAGGCACAGGCCGAGGACGAGATCGGGGTAAAACCGCTTCAGGGGTAA
- a CDS encoding accessory factor UbiK family protein, whose protein sequence is MQTRNKIFDDLSQIMTNAMGVAQGAKDEAENALKGMMDRWLADRDFVTREEFDAVRAMAQKAREENEALKARLDALETK, encoded by the coding sequence ATGCAGACCCGCAACAAGATTTTCGACGACCTGAGCCAGATCATGACCAACGCCATGGGTGTGGCACAGGGGGCCAAGGACGAGGCCGAGAATGCCCTCAAGGGCATGATGGACCGCTGGCTTGCCGACCGTGATTTCGTCACCCGCGAAGAATTCGACGCAGTGCGCGCCATGGCGCAAAAGGCCCGTGAAGAGAACGAAGCGCTGAAAGCACGGCTCGACGCGCTCGAAACGAAGTAA
- the arsH gene encoding arsenical resistance protein ArsH: MSEDLRALRPEALPDIDVDSLKSPSDPGHKPRILLLYGSLREVSYSRRAAEEAARILRHLGCETRIFDPRGLPQPDGADDTHPKVAELRALAVWAEGMVWSSPERHGAMTGIMKSQIDWLPLSLKGGIRPTQGKTLAVMQVSGGSQSFNAVNQMRILGRWMRMVTIPNQSSIPKAWLEFDEEGRLPAGAFYNRIVDVMEELVKFTWLVRGRADYLVDRYSERVESVDEVHQRVSLKKL; this comes from the coding sequence GTGTCTGAAGACCTGCGCGCGCTGCGCCCCGAGGCGCTGCCTGACATCGATGTGGACAGCCTGAAATCGCCAAGTGATCCAGGGCATAAGCCGCGGATCCTGCTTCTCTACGGGTCGCTGCGCGAGGTCAGCTATTCCCGCCGTGCCGCTGAAGAGGCTGCGCGGATCCTGCGCCATCTCGGATGCGAAACGCGGATATTCGATCCGCGCGGATTGCCGCAACCCGATGGCGCGGACGACACCCACCCCAAGGTCGCCGAGTTGCGCGCGCTGGCCGTCTGGGCCGAAGGCATGGTCTGGTCCAGTCCCGAACGCCACGGGGCGATGACCGGCATCATGAAAAGCCAGATCGATTGGCTTCCCCTGTCTCTCAAGGGGGGTATCCGGCCCACGCAGGGCAAGACCCTAGCGGTGATGCAGGTGTCCGGCGGGTCGCAATCGTTTAACGCGGTCAACCAGATGCGCATTCTGGGGCGCTGGATGCGGATGGTTACGATTCCGAACCAATCCAGCATTCCGAAGGCCTGGCTGGAGTTCGACGAAGAGGGGCGGCTGCCCGCCGGAGCGTTCTATAACCGTATCGTCGACGTCATGGAGGAACTGGTCAAGTTCACATGGCTGGTGCGCGGACGGGCCGATTACCTTGTGGATCGCTACTCCGAAAGGGTGGAAAGCGTCGACGAGGTGCACCAGCGGGTGTCGCTGAAGAAGCTCTAG
- a CDS encoding cyclopropane-fatty-acyl-phospholipid synthase family protein, with translation MVRRLMVRDRLTVDYPDGTTGRYGPDTGRSVRFEITDQALLRQFCLDPEMALGEGYMDDRLRLVDTPLDTFLQVLIENRDAGRLPGWVNAGYRARYHARRFIQRNAPHRARANVAHHYDISDDLYRLFLDPDMQYSCAYFGDPDMTLDAAQEAKKAHIARKLCLEGGEHVLDIGCGWGGMALTLARDFDARVTAITLSENQLATARARAEAEGLQDRVDFRLMDYRRVTDTFDRVVSVGMLEHVGLPNYDTYFERVARVLKPDGIALIHTIGRSAAPLPHSTWLNKYIFPGGYVPSLSELASPMERSGLWQSDIEVWRLHYARTLRHWRNRFEENIDQITQMYDARFVAMFRYYFAICIAAFEHQMQCVYQLQLAHRRDAVPLTRDYLYR, from the coding sequence ATGGTTCGCCGCTTGATGGTGCGCGACCGTCTGACAGTCGATTATCCGGACGGCACCACCGGCCGCTACGGCCCCGATACGGGGCGCAGCGTGCGGTTTGAGATCACCGATCAGGCACTCTTGCGGCAGTTCTGTCTGGACCCGGAAATGGCACTGGGAGAAGGATACATGGACGACCGGCTGCGGCTGGTCGATACGCCGCTCGATACTTTCCTTCAGGTGCTGATCGAAAACCGCGATGCGGGGCGTCTGCCGGGGTGGGTCAATGCAGGCTACCGCGCGCGCTATCACGCACGCCGGTTCATCCAGCGCAATGCGCCGCACCGCGCACGGGCGAACGTGGCCCATCACTACGACATTTCCGACGATCTCTACCGGCTCTTTCTGGACCCCGACATGCAGTATTCCTGCGCCTATTTCGGCGATCCCGACATGACGCTCGACGCCGCGCAGGAGGCAAAGAAGGCCCATATCGCGCGCAAGCTCTGCCTTGAGGGCGGAGAGCATGTTCTCGATATCGGCTGCGGCTGGGGCGGCATGGCGCTGACGCTGGCCCGCGATTTCGACGCGCGCGTCACCGCGATCACCCTGTCGGAGAACCAGCTGGCCACGGCCCGCGCTCGTGCAGAGGCCGAAGGCCTGCAAGACCGCGTGGATTTTCGCCTGATGGACTACCGCCGGGTGACCGACACCTTCGACCGCGTGGTCAGCGTCGGGATGCTCGAACACGTCGGGCTGCCGAACTACGACACCTATTTCGAGCGTGTCGCGCGGGTGCTGAAACCGGACGGGATTGCCCTGATCCACACCATCGGGCGCAGCGCCGCGCCCCTGCCCCACAGCACCTGGCTGAACAAGTACATCTTCCCGGGCGGCTATGTGCCGTCGCTGTCGGAACTGGCTTCCCCGATGGAGCGTAGCGGCCTGTGGCAATCCGACATCGAGGTGTGGCGCCTGCACTACGCCCGAACCCTGCGCCACTGGCGCAACCGCTTTGAAGAGAACATCGACCAGATCACCCAGATGTACGACGCCCGTTTCGTCGCCATGTTCCGCTACTATTTCGCGATCTGCATCGCTGCCTTCGAGCACCAGATGCAATGCGTCTACCAGTTGCAGCTGGCCCACCGGCGCGATGCGGTGCCTCTGACGCGCGATTACCTCTACCGCTAG
- a CDS encoding thymidine kinase, translated as MAKLYFNYSTMNAGKSTVLLQAAHNYAERGMRTYLLTAQFDNRAGEGRIASRIGIGAAADTFAPDEDLFAKLKRRLDTGPCACVFIDEAQFLTDNQVWQLARAVDDLRVPVMCYGLRVDFRGELFPGSAALLALSDEMREIRTICHCGKKATMVVRQDGEGKVLRHGAQVQIGGNETYISLCRRHWREAIDDRAATDA; from the coding sequence ATGGCCAAGCTCTATTTCAACTATTCAACGATGAACGCGGGAAAATCGACCGTGTTGCTGCAAGCCGCGCACAACTACGCCGAACGCGGGATGCGCACCTATCTTCTGACCGCGCAATTCGACAATCGCGCGGGCGAGGGCCGTATCGCATCGCGCATCGGCATCGGTGCTGCGGCCGACACTTTCGCTCCGGACGAGGATCTGTTCGCAAAGCTGAAGCGCAGGCTGGATACGGGCCCCTGCGCCTGCGTCTTCATCGACGAGGCGCAGTTCCTCACGGACAACCAGGTCTGGCAACTGGCCCGCGCGGTCGATGATCTGCGCGTGCCTGTCATGTGCTACGGCTTGCGTGTCGATTTCCGTGGAGAACTGTTTCCCGGCTCCGCCGCGCTGCTGGCGCTGTCGGACGAAATGCGCGAGATCCGCACCATCTGCCACTGTGGCAAGAAGGCGACGATGGTCGTCCGGCAGGACGGCGAGGGCAAGGTGCTGCGGCATGGCGCTCAGGTGCAGATCGGCGGCAACGAGACCTATATCTCCCTGTGCCGCCGCCACTGGCGCGAAGCAATCGACGACAGGGCCGCGACCGACGCCTAA